CCTGAGCCTGCCGCTCACCGTCACCGCCACGGTGCCGATGGCGGAGAACATGCCCTCGGCCACCGCGCAGCGCCCCGGCGACGTGCTCACCCAGTACGGCGGCACCACCGTCGAGGTGCTCAACACCGACGCCGAGGGCCGATTGATCCTGGCCGACGCGATCGTGCGCGCGAGCGAGGACGAGCCGGAGTACCTGATCGACGTGGCGACGCTGACCGGAGCGCAGATGGTCGCGCTCGGCACCCGCACGCCCGGCGTGATGGGCACCGACGAGTTCCGCGACCGGGTGGCCCGCATCTCCCGCGAGGTCGGGGAGAACGGCTGGGCGATGCCGCTTCCCGCCGAACTGCGCGCTGACCTGAACTCCAAGATCGCCGACCTGGCCAATGTCGCGCCGCACCGCTGGGGCGGCATGCTCTCGGCCGGACTGTTCCTCAAGGAGTTCGTACCGGAGAACGTGCAGTGGGCCCACCTCGACGTGGCCGGTCCCGCCTACAACACCGGCGGCCCGTTCGGCTACATCGGCAAGGGCGGCACCGGCGTCCCGGTCCGCACGCTGATCGCGGTATTGCAGGACATCGCCGCGGAGTGAGTGGGAAGCGCGTCGTCCGGGGCGTTCCCGGACGACGCGGGTAGTCCACCGCGGTCCGAAGGGCGGACCGCGGCCCGCGTTCCACGCTCCGCCGCGCATCGGCCCACTGATATTCGGAGTGGGTTCCGCCTCGCGACTCCGGGGGGACGCTTCGCGCGTCGTCGGGGCAACTCGGAAAGCACCCCGGAACCGGGCGGAACGGACAATCCGGCGGCTCAGAGGTCGTACAGATCCCGTTCCAGCTCGCGCTGCCGCTGCACCCGCCTGCGAGCGTCGTAGTCGCGCATCCGCTGCGGATAACCGGTCTTGTGCACGTCGTAGACGGGGATGTGCAAATCCTTGGCAAGCCGTTGCGCACCACGCTCGCCGACGATCCGCCGCGTCCATTCACCATCTGCGGCAACAAGCACCACTGTGACATCGGTCACCGTGGTCTTCGGTTCGATGTAG
Above is a genomic segment from Nocardia sputorum containing:
- a CDS encoding oxidoreductase, with translation MGLLDRFRGGVARGGGALRGSSVSGRDARYLADWVRTHVGVEGYIEPKTTVTDVTVVLVAADGEWTRRIVGERGAQRLAKDLHIPVYDVHKTGYPQRMRDYDARRRVQRQRELERDLYDL